Proteins from one Thermobifida alba genomic window:
- a CDS encoding amino acid ABC transporter permease, giving the protein MEAFFDNIDKVIDGFSWTVRLTLLSALFSFLLGVLLTAMRVSPIALLRGVSTAYVETIRNSPLTLVLLFCGLGLNSALGLSLSGTVAWDVFWWAVIGLSAYTSCFVSESLRSGINTIPLGQAEAARSLGLTFTQSLRLVIIPQALRTVIGPLGSVLIALIKNTTVASVAGLGVQEASRQMKLMFDQGVAPVLPTFIGFAIGFLILTLPVGYFFSWLSKRMAVVR; this is encoded by the coding sequence ATGGAAGCCTTCTTCGACAACATCGACAAGGTCATCGACGGTTTCTCCTGGACCGTCCGGCTCACCTTGCTCAGCGCCCTGTTCTCCTTCCTCCTGGGCGTCCTGCTCACCGCGATGCGGGTCTCCCCCATCGCCCTGCTGCGCGGCGTGTCCACCGCCTACGTGGAGACCATCCGCAACTCACCGCTGACCCTGGTCCTCCTCTTCTGCGGCCTGGGCCTCAACAGCGCCCTCGGCCTCAGCCTCTCCGGCACCGTCGCCTGGGACGTGTTCTGGTGGGCGGTCATCGGACTGTCCGCCTACACCTCCTGCTTCGTCTCCGAATCGCTGCGCTCCGGCATCAACACCATCCCCCTGGGACAGGCCGAAGCCGCCCGCTCCCTCGGCCTCACCTTCACCCAGAGCCTGCGCCTCGTCATCATCCCCCAGGCACTGCGCACCGTCATCGGCCCCCTCGGCAGCGTCCTCATCGCCCTCATCAAGAACACCACCGTCGCCTCCGTCGCCGGCCTCGGCGTCCAGGAGGCGTCCCGACAGATGAAACTGATGTTCGACCAGGGCGTCGCACCGGTCCTGCCGACCTTCATCGGCTTCGCGATCGGCTTCCTCATCCTCACCCTGCCGGTGGGATACTTCTTCAGCTGGCTCAGCAAGCGAATGGCGGTGGTCCGGTGA
- a CDS encoding glutamate ABC transporter substrate-binding protein, giving the protein MRIRRTGAALAGASALALTLASCGTADVGGGGNGDGGGNGDTITIGVKYDQPGLGLLEGSAPAGFDVDVATYIAGELGYSPDQIEWTEAASANRETFLQQGTVDMIVATYSITDERKNVVDFAGPYYVAQQDIIVSADNTDIQGPEDLDGKVLCSASGSRSANNIVDSEEEGGLGIGAELREAGNYSECMELLANGTVDAVTTDNTILAGFAAQNPDAYRMVNNPFGEEKYGVGLPKGSTEMCEQVNEAITKMWEEGKTLEFLDSAFGSTGFAYAEEQPALEGCA; this is encoded by the coding sequence ATGCGCATCCGTCGCACCGGCGCCGCCCTGGCAGGCGCCTCCGCACTCGCCCTCACTCTCGCCTCCTGCGGCACCGCCGACGTCGGCGGCGGAGGAAACGGAGACGGCGGCGGGAACGGCGACACCATCACCATCGGCGTCAAGTACGACCAGCCCGGCCTCGGCCTGCTCGAAGGCAGCGCCCCGGCCGGCTTCGACGTCGACGTCGCCACCTACATCGCCGGAGAGCTCGGCTACTCCCCCGACCAGATCGAGTGGACCGAAGCCGCCTCCGCCAACCGCGAGACGTTCCTCCAGCAGGGCACCGTCGACATGATCGTGGCCACCTACTCCATCACCGACGAACGCAAGAACGTCGTCGACTTCGCCGGCCCCTACTACGTCGCCCAGCAGGACATCATCGTCTCCGCCGACAACACCGACATCCAGGGCCCCGAAGACCTCGACGGCAAGGTGCTCTGCTCCGCCTCCGGCTCCCGCTCCGCCAACAACATCGTCGACAGCGAGGAGGAGGGCGGCCTGGGCATCGGCGCCGAACTCCGCGAGGCCGGCAACTACTCCGAGTGCATGGAACTGCTCGCCAACGGCACCGTCGACGCCGTCACCACCGACAACACCATCCTCGCCGGGTTCGCCGCCCAGAACCCCGACGCCTACCGCATGGTGAACAACCCCTTCGGTGAGGAGAAGTACGGCGTCGGCCTGCCCAAGGGCTCCACCGAGATGTGCGAGCAGGTCAACGAGGCCATCACCAAGATGTGGGAGGAGGGCAAGACCCTCGAATTCCTCGACTCGGCCTTCGGCTCGACCGGCTTCGCCTACGCCGAGGAGCAGCCCGCCCTTGAGGGCTGCGCGTAG
- a CDS encoding amino acid ABC transporter ATP-binding protein yields the protein MTATPLVALENVNKHFGELHVLRDINLSVNTGEVVVIIGPSGSGKSTLCRTINRLEAIDSGRILLDGQPLPAEGRALARLRSDVGMVFQSFNLFSHKTVLENITLGPTKVLKVPKAKATVRALELLERVRIAEQANKYPAQLSGGQQQRVAIARALAMNPKVILFDEPTSALDPEMVQEVLDVMTDLAKEGMTMIVVTHEMGFARRAANRVVFMADGQIVEENTPDAFFTNPQSDRARDFLSKILTH from the coding sequence ATGACCGCCACTCCTCTCGTCGCACTGGAGAACGTCAACAAGCACTTCGGTGAACTCCACGTCCTCCGCGACATCAACCTCTCCGTCAACACCGGCGAGGTGGTCGTCATCATCGGCCCCTCGGGATCGGGAAAGTCCACGCTGTGCCGCACGATCAACCGGTTGGAGGCCATTGACAGCGGTCGCATCCTGCTGGACGGTCAACCCCTGCCCGCCGAGGGACGCGCCCTGGCCCGGCTGCGCAGCGACGTCGGCATGGTGTTCCAGTCGTTCAACCTGTTCTCCCACAAGACCGTGCTGGAGAACATCACCCTCGGCCCCACCAAGGTCCTCAAGGTCCCCAAAGCCAAGGCCACCGTGCGCGCCCTGGAACTGCTGGAACGGGTCCGCATCGCCGAACAGGCCAACAAGTACCCCGCCCAGCTCTCCGGCGGCCAGCAGCAGCGCGTGGCCATCGCCCGCGCCCTGGCGATGAACCCCAAGGTCATCCTCTTCGACGAGCCCACCTCCGCCCTCGACCCCGAAATGGTCCAGGAAGTCCTCGACGTCATGACCGACCTGGCCAAAGAGGGTATGACCATGATCGTGGTCACCCACGAGATGGGCTTCGCCCGCCGCGCCGCCAACCGGGTCGTGTTCATGGCCGACGGCCAGATCGTCGAGGAGAACACCCCCGACGCGTTCTTCACCAACCCCCAGAGCGACCGGGCCCGCGACTTCCTCTCCAAGATCCTCACCCACTGA
- the miaB gene encoding tRNA (N6-isopentenyl adenosine(37)-C2)-methylthiotransferase MiaB gives MRTYGCQMNVHDSERLSGLLEDAGYQRAAEDVTPDVVVFNTCAVRENADNRLYGNLGHLRPVKDANPGMQIAVGGCLAQKDRGEIVRRAPWVDVVFGTHNIGSLPVLLERARVQREAQVEIVESLETFPSTLPTRRESVYAAWVSISVGCNNTCTFCIVPALRGKEKDRRPGDVLAEVRAVVAEGAIEVTLLGQNVNAYGSEFGDRQAFSKLLRACGEVEGLERVRFTSPHPRDFTDDVIAAMAETPNVMPQLHMPLQSGSDRVLRAMRRSYRSDRFLRIVEKVREAMPEAAISTDIIVGFPGETEEDFAETLRVVEEARFAHAYTFQYSKRPGTPAASMDGQVPPEVVKERYQRLLEVQERISAEENAKQVGREVEVLVAEGEGRKDDVHRRMSGRARDNRLVHFAVDEGLGVRPGDMVTVEVTYAAPHHLVADSGVRAVRRTRAGDAWEARNAAEEKRSSGVLLGMPKVGAPAPPPVAAGGCCDA, from the coding sequence GTGCGGACCTACGGCTGCCAGATGAACGTCCACGACTCCGAGCGGCTCTCCGGACTGCTGGAGGACGCGGGGTACCAGCGGGCAGCCGAGGACGTCACGCCGGACGTCGTCGTCTTCAACACCTGTGCGGTGCGTGAGAACGCGGACAACCGCCTCTACGGCAACCTGGGCCATCTGCGGCCGGTCAAGGACGCCAACCCGGGGATGCAGATCGCGGTGGGCGGGTGTCTGGCGCAGAAGGACCGCGGGGAGATCGTGCGCCGCGCCCCCTGGGTGGACGTGGTCTTCGGGACACACAACATCGGCTCGCTGCCCGTGCTGCTGGAACGCGCCCGGGTGCAGCGGGAGGCCCAGGTGGAGATCGTCGAGTCGTTGGAGACGTTCCCCTCCACGCTGCCGACGCGGCGCGAGTCGGTGTACGCGGCCTGGGTGTCGATCTCGGTGGGCTGCAACAACACCTGCACGTTCTGTATCGTTCCGGCGCTGCGCGGCAAGGAGAAGGACCGCCGTCCCGGCGACGTGCTGGCCGAGGTGCGCGCGGTGGTGGCCGAGGGCGCGATCGAGGTCACCCTGCTGGGGCAGAACGTCAACGCCTACGGGTCGGAGTTCGGGGACCGGCAGGCGTTCTCCAAGCTGCTGCGCGCCTGCGGCGAGGTGGAGGGGCTGGAGCGGGTGCGGTTCACCTCCCCGCATCCGCGTGACTTCACCGACGACGTGATCGCGGCGATGGCGGAGACCCCCAACGTGATGCCGCAGCTGCACATGCCGCTGCAGTCGGGGTCGGACCGGGTGCTGCGGGCGATGCGCCGCTCCTACCGGTCCGACCGGTTCCTGCGGATCGTGGAGAAGGTGCGGGAGGCCATGCCGGAGGCGGCCATCAGCACCGACATCATCGTGGGCTTCCCGGGGGAGACCGAGGAGGACTTCGCCGAGACGCTGCGGGTGGTGGAGGAGGCGCGGTTCGCGCACGCCTACACCTTCCAGTACTCCAAGCGTCCGGGGACGCCGGCGGCGTCGATGGACGGCCAGGTGCCCCCGGAGGTGGTGAAGGAGCGGTACCAGCGGCTGCTGGAGGTGCAGGAGCGCATCTCCGCGGAGGAGAACGCCAAGCAGGTGGGCCGCGAGGTGGAGGTGCTGGTCGCCGAGGGCGAGGGCCGCAAGGACGACGTGCACCGCCGCATGTCGGGGCGGGCCCGCGACAACCGGCTGGTGCACTTCGCGGTGGACGAGGGGCTGGGGGTGCGTCCCGGCGACATGGTCACCGTGGAGGTGACGTATGCGGCCCCGCACCACCTGGTGGCCGACTCGGGGGTGCGTGCGGTGCGGCGGACCCGCGCGGGTGACGCGTGGGAGGCGCGCAACGCGGCCGAGGAGAAGCGGTCCTCGGGAGTGCTGCTGGGCATGCCGAAGGTGGGGGCGCCCGCGCCGCCGCCGGTGGCGGCGGGCGGCTGCTGCGACGCCTGA
- a CDS encoding ATP-binding cassette domain-containing protein, with protein sequence MITVKNLTKSFGPRTLWRGLDLTVPAGRMLALVGASGSGKTTLLNCMGLLERPSSGQILYEDTDLTRLGPGGRRRFRRDRLGYLFQDYALIENATVKANLDVARRRGIRPDHTRILQRVGLAGREREKVHHLSGGEQQRVALARLMVKQPSLVLADEPTGALDSDNGAMVVDVLRQMSRQGCTVVIATHNDDVRDACDAVFDVHRQREL encoded by the coding sequence ATGATCACCGTCAAGAACCTCACCAAGTCCTTCGGGCCGCGCACCCTGTGGCGGGGCCTCGACCTGACCGTTCCCGCCGGGCGGATGCTCGCCCTGGTCGGCGCCAGCGGATCGGGCAAGACCACCCTGCTCAACTGCATGGGACTGCTGGAACGGCCCAGCAGCGGCCAGATCCTGTACGAGGACACCGACCTCACCCGCCTGGGCCCCGGCGGACGGCGCCGCTTCCGCCGCGACAGGCTCGGCTACCTGTTCCAGGACTACGCGCTCATCGAGAACGCCACGGTCAAGGCCAACCTCGACGTCGCCCGCAGACGCGGCATCCGCCCCGACCACACCCGGATCCTGCAACGGGTCGGCCTGGCCGGACGCGAACGGGAGAAGGTGCACCACCTGTCCGGCGGCGAGCAGCAGCGCGTCGCCCTGGCCCGCCTCATGGTCAAACAGCCCTCCCTGGTGCTGGCCGACGAACCCACCGGCGCCCTGGACAGCGACAACGGCGCGATGGTGGTGGACGTGCTGCGCCAGATGAGCCGGCAGGGCTGCACGGTGGTCATCGCCACCCACAACGACGACGTGCGCGACGCCTGCGACGCCGTCTTCGACGTCCACCGGCAGCGGGAGCTCTGA
- a CDS encoding bacteriocin-associated integral membrane family protein → MPNRTLSFAYTACAAFAALLAFLLAATAEQTMFVLEDSEMVWITENEGTHDIDAVARTVQQVADDHGAAVGYAVLDVHEPSSLAHLYLAVSDPDSHYARWLRDGYPAFGRGFTVQTHPITEFGEVGPNGYYFILGASDVRPVLRDALAAHGLHEAPGTQVTELWHYFTGGPLFNLLAVALLATVAAVGAGVLLSARDYAVMRLQGHSYPGILLADLAKIARLWAVALPAVAAATLVFLGVYNGWNQLGRYTPLALVFLTVLTLPCLAAHAAVLGLVHTTGILPALKGRLPVRSTTAAVYLVRVPVLVLTLTILGSVVLSAQQARDQRVGLELYEQYGDASRPALSANYGWSDEQAVDDTLGPWLRRVDADGDMVLAVHSSLEFFLPAAPGNPAPSDGDTSVLVVNDTYLTEQEVLAPSGERHGPGETVRVIVPESVSVPTDQLVEGTNRWLALYGAPDTFDVEVLTAAAGQTLFTYGAQRPEGSRFLPLLHEPVLVVLPNGQVLSDNAYVTHMSGRSTVFPDPEVVEAFRAENPQASRYISMVETLTTSARQEHAATLTVLRSELFSLAGAGAVLLLTAAAACIVYVRTRAQTIFARHISGWTFLATHRRLLAAEAAVAVGFVGWATWDTLTALAARNDPTRALIPGTEATGAEPFYALGIAAASLAITVAALALFHRRIVREGTSQA, encoded by the coding sequence GTGCCGAACCGAACGCTTTCCTTCGCCTACACGGCGTGCGCCGCCTTCGCCGCGCTCCTCGCCTTCCTCCTCGCCGCCACGGCCGAGCAGACCATGTTCGTCCTTGAGGACTCGGAGATGGTGTGGATCACCGAGAACGAGGGGACCCACGACATCGACGCGGTCGCGCGCACCGTGCAGCAGGTCGCCGACGACCACGGCGCGGCCGTCGGCTACGCCGTGCTCGACGTCCACGAACCGTCGTCGCTGGCCCACCTGTACCTGGCGGTCTCCGACCCCGACTCCCACTACGCCCGGTGGCTGCGGGACGGGTATCCGGCCTTCGGCCGCGGCTTCACCGTCCAGACCCACCCCATCACCGAGTTCGGCGAGGTCGGCCCCAACGGCTACTACTTCATCCTCGGCGCCTCCGACGTCCGTCCCGTCCTCCGTGACGCACTCGCCGCCCACGGTCTGCACGAAGCCCCGGGCACGCAGGTCACCGAGCTGTGGCACTACTTCACGGGCGGCCCCCTGTTCAACCTCCTGGCCGTCGCCCTGCTCGCCACCGTCGCCGCGGTCGGCGCCGGCGTCCTGCTCTCCGCCCGCGACTACGCCGTCATGCGCCTGCAGGGCCACTCCTATCCGGGCATCCTGCTCGCGGACCTGGCCAAGATCGCCCGTCTGTGGGCGGTCGCCCTGCCCGCGGTGGCCGCCGCCACCCTGGTGTTCCTCGGCGTCTACAACGGGTGGAACCAGCTCGGCCGCTACACGCCGCTCGCACTGGTGTTCCTGACAGTCCTCACCCTCCCCTGCCTGGCCGCGCACGCCGCCGTGCTCGGCCTGGTGCACACCACCGGCATCCTGCCCGCGCTCAAGGGCCGCCTGCCGGTGCGCAGCACCACCGCCGCCGTCTACCTGGTCCGCGTCCCCGTGCTGGTGCTGACTCTGACCATCCTCGGTTCGGTGGTCCTCTCCGCGCAGCAGGCCCGCGACCAGCGGGTCGGACTGGAACTGTACGAGCAGTACGGCGACGCCTCACGGCCCGCGCTGAGCGCCAACTACGGCTGGTCGGACGAGCAGGCCGTCGACGACACCCTCGGTCCGTGGCTGCGCCGGGTCGACGCCGACGGCGACATGGTGCTGGCGGTCCACTCCAGCCTGGAGTTCTTCCTCCCCGCTGCCCCGGGCAATCCCGCCCCGTCCGACGGGGACACCTCCGTCCTCGTCGTCAACGACACCTACCTGACCGAACAGGAGGTTCTCGCCCCCTCCGGGGAACGCCACGGCCCGGGCGAGACCGTCCGCGTCATCGTGCCCGAGTCCGTCTCCGTCCCCACCGACCAGCTGGTCGAAGGGACGAACCGGTGGCTCGCGCTGTACGGCGCACCGGACACCTTCGACGTCGAGGTGCTGACCGCCGCCGCCGGCCAGACCCTGTTCACCTACGGCGCCCAACGGCCCGAGGGCTCCCGGTTCCTGCCCCTGCTGCACGAACCGGTCCTCGTCGTCCTCCCCAACGGGCAGGTCCTCTCCGACAACGCCTACGTCACCCACATGAGCGGCAGGTCGACGGTCTTCCCCGACCCGGAGGTGGTCGAGGCGTTCCGCGCCGAGAACCCGCAGGCCTCCCGGTACATCTCCATGGTCGAGACCCTCACCACCAGCGCACGGCAGGAACACGCCGCCACCCTGACCGTCCTGCGCAGCGAACTGTTCAGCCTCGCCGGGGCCGGCGCCGTGCTGCTGCTGACCGCCGCGGCCGCGTGCATCGTCTACGTGCGCACCCGCGCGCAGACCATCTTCGCCCGGCACATCAGCGGCTGGACCTTCCTCGCCACCCACCGGCGGCTGCTCGCCGCCGAGGCCGCCGTCGCGGTGGGCTTCGTGGGCTGGGCCACCTGGGACACCCTCACCGCGCTGGCCGCCCGGAACGACCCCACCCGGGCCCTCATCCCCGGCACGGAGGCCACCGGCGCCGAACCGTTCTACGCCCTGGGCATCGCGGCGGCCTCCCTGGCGATCACCGTCGCCGCCCTCGCCCTCTTCCACCGCCGCATCGTCCGCGAAGGCACCTCGCAGGCCTGA
- a CDS encoding VOC family protein, with translation MTHSIAYAPGAPAWLDLPVRDLAAAQRFYATVLGWEFTDDGGPYRTARLDGRRVAALYEPADGAPSAERPAWTVYLATGDLDAALTAVRDAGGTVVTGRDDIPGFGSTAVVQDPAGTVCAFWQGTGLAGSEISGVPGAPAWAEVASPAPATADFFAAVFGLTAERLPGIDFTSLAHDGAPVFGVYGGGDRVRHGTGAWLPYFAVADTDKTAALAEQEGGTVLRAPADSPYGRWAMLTDPAGAHFAVARPAD, from the coding sequence ATGACGCACTCCATCGCCTACGCACCCGGCGCACCCGCCTGGCTCGACCTGCCCGTCCGCGACCTCGCCGCCGCCCAGCGCTTCTACGCGACCGTGCTCGGCTGGGAGTTCACCGACGACGGCGGCCCCTACCGCACGGCCCGGCTCGACGGCCGGCGGGTCGCCGCCCTGTACGAACCCGCCGACGGCGCCCCGTCGGCCGAACGGCCCGCCTGGACCGTCTACCTCGCCACCGGCGACCTCGACGCCGCCCTGACCGCCGTACGCGACGCGGGCGGCACCGTGGTCACCGGCCGCGACGACATCCCCGGCTTCGGCTCGACGGCGGTCGTCCAGGACCCCGCCGGCACGGTCTGCGCGTTCTGGCAGGGCACCGGACTGGCCGGATCGGAGATCTCCGGCGTCCCCGGGGCCCCCGCCTGGGCCGAGGTGGCCAGCCCCGCCCCCGCGACCGCGGACTTCTTCGCCGCCGTCTTCGGCCTGACCGCCGAACGCCTCCCCGGCATCGACTTCACCAGCCTGGCCCACGACGGCGCCCCGGTGTTCGGCGTCTACGGCGGAGGCGACCGCGTCCGCCACGGCACCGGCGCCTGGCTGCCCTACTTCGCGGTCGCCGACACCGACAAGACGGCCGCCCTCGCCGAACAGGAGGGCGGCACGGTGCTGCGCGCCCCCGCCGACTCCCCCTACGGCCGCTGGGCGATGCTCACCGACCCCGCGGGCGCGCACTTCGCCGTCGCCCGCCCCGCCGACTGA
- the miaA gene encoding tRNA (adenosine(37)-N6)-dimethylallyltransferase MiaA, with protein MSTVIAVVGATAVGKSDLGVELALRLGEHGLPAEIVNADSMQLYRGMDIGTAKLTADERRGVPHHLLDVWDVTQTANVADYQRMARAVIDDLRSSGRVPVLVGGSGLYVRAALDELDFPGTDPQVRARLEAELAEHGPLALHARLARLDPAAAEAILPSNGRRIVRALEVVEITGGPFTATLPEHVSHYPCVQIGLTAPRPELDERIALRVDRMWRAGLVDEVRALEKAGLRDGFTASRALGYAQVLRFLAGECTEQEAREETVRATRRFARRQESWFRRDPRVHWLPYDAPDLLDRAFALAGGPSGDR; from the coding sequence ATGAGCACAGTGATCGCGGTCGTCGGAGCGACTGCAGTGGGCAAGTCCGACCTCGGCGTCGAGCTGGCGCTGCGCCTCGGCGAGCACGGACTCCCCGCCGAGATCGTCAACGCCGACTCCATGCAGCTGTACCGGGGCATGGACATCGGTACCGCCAAGCTCACCGCCGACGAGCGGCGCGGCGTCCCCCACCACCTGCTCGACGTCTGGGACGTCACCCAGACCGCGAACGTGGCCGACTACCAGCGCATGGCCCGCGCGGTCATCGACGACCTCCGCTCCTCGGGCCGCGTCCCCGTCCTGGTCGGCGGCTCCGGCCTGTACGTGCGCGCCGCCCTGGACGAACTCGACTTCCCCGGCACCGACCCGCAGGTGCGCGCCCGTCTGGAGGCCGAACTCGCCGAGCACGGCCCGCTCGCCCTGCACGCCCGGCTCGCCCGCCTCGACCCCGCCGCCGCGGAGGCGATCCTGCCCAGCAACGGACGGCGCATCGTACGCGCCCTGGAAGTCGTCGAGATCACCGGCGGGCCGTTCACCGCCACCCTGCCCGAGCACGTCTCCCACTACCCGTGCGTGCAGATCGGCCTGACCGCGCCCCGCCCCGAACTGGACGAGCGCATCGCCCTGCGGGTGGACCGGATGTGGCGGGCCGGCCTGGTCGACGAGGTCCGCGCCCTGGAGAAAGCGGGCCTGCGCGACGGCTTCACCGCCTCGCGCGCCCTCGGCTACGCCCAGGTGCTGCGTTTCCTCGCCGGCGAGTGCACCGAACAGGAGGCCAGGGAGGAGACCGTGCGGGCCACCCGCCGCTTCGCCCGCCGCCAGGAGTCCTGGTTCCGCCGCGACCCGCGCGTGCACTGGCTGCCCTACGACGCCCCCGACCTGCTCGACCGCGCGTTCGCCCTGGCCGGCGGGCCGTCCGGCGACCGCTGA
- the dapF gene encoding diaminopimelate epimerase has protein sequence MRFAKGHGTENDFVILPDPDGELDLDAATVAALCDRRAGLGADGVLRVVRTKALGEPLAGEAADAARCEWFMDYRNADGSVAEMCGNGVRVFARYLREAALVGDTVFEVGTRAGARRVTLEDDGDVTVDMGPVRVLGPGRAELADGPVRGVRVSVGNPHLACRVARPVAEVDLGRPPVLREEEFPHGANVEVFREVAPGVLEMRVYERGAAETRSCGTGIVAAAAAATPPGEDAEWTVQVPGGVCAVVLEGGAARLRGPAVIVAEGDVRLPVAR, from the coding sequence ATGCGTTTCGCGAAGGGCCACGGCACCGAGAACGATTTCGTGATCCTCCCCGATCCGGACGGGGAGTTGGACCTCGACGCGGCGACCGTCGCCGCGCTGTGCGACCGGCGTGCCGGTCTGGGCGCGGACGGGGTGCTGCGGGTGGTGCGGACGAAGGCGTTGGGGGAGCCGTTGGCGGGGGAGGCGGCCGACGCCGCGCGCTGCGAGTGGTTCATGGACTACCGCAACGCCGATGGCAGCGTCGCCGAGATGTGCGGCAACGGGGTGCGGGTGTTCGCGCGTTACCTGCGGGAGGCGGCCCTGGTGGGCGACACCGTGTTCGAGGTGGGCACGCGGGCCGGCGCGCGGCGGGTGACGTTGGAGGACGACGGGGACGTCACCGTGGACATGGGGCCGGTGCGGGTGCTGGGGCCGGGGCGGGCCGAGCTGGCCGACGGCCCGGTGCGGGGGGTGCGGGTCTCGGTGGGCAATCCGCACCTGGCCTGCCGGGTGGCGCGTCCGGTGGCCGAGGTGGATCTGGGCCGTCCCCCGGTGCTGCGGGAGGAGGAGTTTCCGCACGGGGCCAACGTCGAGGTGTTCCGCGAGGTGGCCCCGGGGGTGCTGGAGATGCGCGTCTACGAGCGGGGGGCCGCGGAGACCCGGTCGTGCGGTACCGGGATCGTGGCCGCCGCGGCGGCGGCCACGCCGCCGGGTGAGGACGCGGAGTGGACGGTGCAGGTGCCGGGCGGGGTGTGCGCGGTGGTCCTGGAGGGGGGAGCGGCCCGGCTGCGCGGGCCCGCGGTGATCGTGGCCGAGGGGGACGTCCGGCTGCCCGTGGCGCGGTGA
- a CDS encoding ABC transporter permease — MSAVAAGGRGALSLLWRVLGRLVLLFAAVSCVYLLAATALNPRENYEARRPPPPAEAVDAALDAANLNDETPLAQRYAVWVSGVVVGDFGRTWDGASVNEELSRRVGVSARLLAAGAVLGCVGGVLLGTWTGARPRGAADRAATAVSLLLISVPVVVVAVSLQNAALWVNQVTGVEVLRVTGEATAGLDGGVGERAADRLRHLVLPTLAVALPQVALYSRYQRSLIAEQVGAEYLRTARAKGMTRSRAVVRHAVRVTLVPAVAYFGYSSALLLTSTVFTEQVFGWHGVGEYLFESVGQGDVNAVAAVCCFGAVCVVAAGVVSDVARVVLDPRSRTG; from the coding sequence GTGAGCGCCGTCGCGGCGGGGGGCAGAGGCGCTCTTTCGCTGCTGTGGCGGGTGCTGGGACGGCTGGTGCTGCTGTTCGCCGCGGTCAGCTGCGTCTACCTGCTCGCGGCGACCGCGCTGAATCCTCGGGAGAACTACGAGGCGCGGCGTCCGCCTCCGCCGGCCGAGGCGGTGGACGCCGCGTTGGACGCCGCCAACCTCAACGACGAGACGCCGCTGGCGCAGCGGTACGCGGTGTGGGTCTCGGGGGTGGTGGTCGGCGACTTCGGGCGGACGTGGGACGGTGCGTCGGTCAACGAGGAGCTGTCGCGCCGGGTCGGGGTGAGCGCGCGGCTGCTGGCGGCGGGGGCGGTGCTCGGCTGTGTCGGCGGGGTGCTGCTGGGCACGTGGACGGGGGCGCGTCCGCGCGGGGCGGCGGACCGGGCCGCCACGGCGGTGTCGCTGCTGCTGATCTCGGTGCCGGTGGTGGTGGTCGCGGTGTCGTTGCAGAACGCGGCGCTGTGGGTGAACCAGGTGACGGGCGTGGAGGTGCTGCGGGTCACCGGTGAGGCCACCGCGGGGCTGGACGGCGGGGTGGGGGAGCGGGCGGCGGACCGGCTGCGCCACCTGGTGCTGCCGACGCTGGCGGTGGCGCTGCCGCAGGTCGCCCTGTACAGCCGGTACCAGCGGTCGCTGATCGCCGAGCAGGTGGGCGCGGAGTACCTGCGGACGGCGCGTGCCAAGGGGATGACGCGGTCGCGGGCGGTGGTGCGGCACGCGGTGCGGGTCACGCTGGTGCCGGCGGTCGCGTATTTCGGTTATTCCTCGGCGTTGCTGCTGACCAGTACGGTCTTCACCGAGCAGGTGTTCGGTTGGCACGGGGTGGGGGAGTACCTGTTCGAGTCGGTCGGACAGGGGGATGTGAACGCGGTCGCGGCGGTGTGCTGTTTCGGGGCGGTGTGCGTGGTCGCGGCGGGGGTGGTGTCCGATGTCGCGCGGGTGGTGCTGGACCCGCGGAGCCGGACGGGATAG